The following is a genomic window from Saccopteryx bilineata isolate mSacBil1 chromosome 4, mSacBil1_pri_phased_curated, whole genome shotgun sequence.
ggggcacacaggagaagcgcctgtctgcttctccacccctccccctctccttcctctctgtctctctctccccctcctgcagccaaggctccattggagcaaagttggcctgggctcttgggatggctctgtggcctctgcctcaggcactagagtggctctggttgcaacagagcaacgccccagatgggcagagcatcgtcccctggtgggcgtgctgggtggatcccggtcgggtgcatgcgggagtctgtctgactgcctccccgtttctggctttggaaaaatacaaaaaaaaaaaaaaaaaaaaagaatctgggtCTCCTGGTTTCCCTATTCATTATAATGCCCTGCCTTCTTCTCCCTTCATTGAGAAGTGTTGAGTCCCCAGATATGACCTAGGCTCGGTTGTGTGAGACATGCTTTCTAGGAACCAAGATGAGAAGTTAAGCTTGAACAAATGACAAAGACATTACTGAGGCAGAACTTGTTAGCTAACGGTTCTGCCCAAGGAAAAGGCAACAGTCATAAATGACCAGGAGGTTTCCTGCCTAGATGACAGGGACATCCTCTGCCCCATGGGCAGAATTCAAGAATTCAGGAAGTGGAACTTCCCTGAGGGGAAGGTCACTGAATCAGCATCTTAGGAAGAAGATTTGAAGTGATCTGAGTTTCTACCCTTGAGTACCCAGTGAGGAGAGGTTTGGAGTTCTTAGAGGTCAGAGTGGCTGTGAGTGGACCCAGAGCTCAGCAAAGAGCTGGGATTGGCCAGGGAGCAGTTTGGGCATCTTAAAAGGGTGCAGCTGAAGCCAGGAGAGCAGTTGTGTCTCTGAGGAAGGAATTTCAAAGAATAAGCCATCAGGAGATGGGACAAGGCATTTCAAGGGGAGACTGTGGTGGCCATGATATAGCAGGCTGAGGGTGTGACCGCTGGCCCTGTGAAACCCAGGCGGCAGGCCGAACGGCAGGCAGACTGGTGCCTCTAGTCTAAACAGTGAGGCTGCTGTTCAGCGAGCATTCCACAGGTATGTACTGAATGCACGCTGTTTGGACTATAGCAGCGGACCAAAGgtccctgtcctcatggagcCTGCATTCGGAGGGGAGAGACAATCCCCATGATAAATAAGTGAATCCTTTTAGAACATGGTTAAGTATCAAGAGAAAAGGGTTCCAGAGAAGAGAGACCGAGAGGGCCGGGAGGAGGCAGGTTCCAGCTCCAGTAAAATGGAGAACACTGCGTTCAGCAGGTGACACTGGAACAGAGGCTCAGAGGCCCTTGTGGGGTGTGAGCGTTCGGCCGAAGGTGCAGTGAGTAGGGAGGGGCTTTGtgtagggaggaggaaggaacccACTGTGgctggaggagagaaggggcagtgggaggagggatgggaggggcagggcaggtAGGGCTGTGCAGGTCCTGGTCAGGGCGTTGCTTTTGCTCTGTGGGAACGGGGAGTCTCTCGGGGGGTAGAGCAGCGGGCGCCTGTGACAGTCCATGCTGTCTGCTCGCTGTACCAGTGGGGATGCCGGGGCTCAGACGGGGCAGGGGTCCCTCCAGGAGTGCCCAGCCCGTCCTCTCCATCTGCAGCATGGCGTCCTGTCGCAGCAGTTCGTGGAACTCATCAACAGATGCAACCTGATGCAGTCCGAGTACCGGGAGAAGAACGTGGAGCGGATCCGGAGGCAGCTGAAGATCAGTGAGTAGTGGCGCCCATCCCACGGGcggggtagcctgaccaggcgctaaCCCTGGTCTTTTCCTGCGCAGCAAACGCTGGGATGGTGTCCGACGAGGAGCTGCAGCAGATGCTGGACAGCGGGCAGAGCGAGGTGTTTGTGTCCAACGTGAGTAGCCGCAGCCAGCCTCCTCCTGCTGGGCCTCCCATCCCGGCTCTGGCCCTGTTTGGTTGAGGGGATACCAAGGCCCGGAGTCACTCAGCAGGGCCCTGGCCTGGTTCTAGACCCCAGCACCTCCCCCAAAGATCAACAAGAATTTCTGACCCGCTGCAGGTTTCCGTGGCCTGTCCCTTCCACTCCTCTCTGCTCCCCAGATCCTGAAGGACACGCAGGTGACTCGACAGGCCCTGAACGAGATCTCAGCCCGGCACAGTGAGATCCAGCAGCTTGAACGCAGTATTCGTGAACTTCATGAGATCTTCACTTTTCTGGCCACGGAGGTGGAGATGCAGGTGGGTGCCCCAGGGAGCTAGCTGAGCTCAACCCAGACCCCAGATGTGAGACCAAGTTCAGTCAGAACCCCAGCTGTGACGATCAGCCCACATCCAGCCTCTCCCAGAGGCTTTTGTTCCCTCTAGTCTGGGCCACGCCCCTTCCATCCTTAGCTGAGCCCCCAGATTGCACCCACCTCTACAGGTGCCCAGATGGCCCCTCTTCTCTACATAGGACTCCCCACACCCCCCCTTGTGTGACCCCATGCCAGGTGTggccccagcctggctccctctccACTTGTGGAATCCACGAGCTCAGCTCTCATCAGAGCGGCCCCCTCGAGGGCCTGCCTCCTGAAGTCTGCACCAGGTCGGGTGGGCGTGGTCTTGGCCAGGCCCTTGCTGTGCGGGCTGAGGGGAGCCTCCAGCCCTGTCCTGGAGGAGCTGCGGGTCCGGTCCCAGGGAAGGGATTTCAATCGGTGGTGCCTGGATCTGGAGGCAGGCAATGGCGTGAAGAGGCAGGGGTGGGAAGAGCTTCACAGCTGCTGGGGACGGTCAGGGCAGAATGGGAGAATCCAGACAGTTCAGGGAGGGGCAAAAGTTCACAAGGGGTGAAAGGGTATGAGCTGTTGAAGGCGCTTGGCTCCGGGACACGCTGCAGACAAAGGTCCTGGGGGGCAAGGGAGCGGGGCAGGGGGCAGCAGTGATGGAAGGGCCCGGAGGCCACCCTCGGGGGTGGGGACCGTGTCGGACGTGTCGGGGTGGGGACCGTGTCGGGGGTGGGGACCGTGTCAGACGTGTCGGGGGTGGGGACCGTGTCAGACGTGTGGGGAGTGGGGACCGTGTCAGACGTGTCGGGGGTGGGGGCCGTGTCAGacgtgtgggggggtggggactgTGTCAGACGGAGTGGGAACCGTGTCAGACGTGTCAGGGGTGGGGACCGTGTCAGACGTGTTGGGAGTGGGAACCGTGTCGGGAGTGGGGACCGTGTCAGACGTGTCGGGGGTGGGGACTGTGTCAGACGTGTCGGGGTGGGGACTGTGTCAGACATGTTGGGAGTGGGAACCGTGTCGGGAGTGGGGACCGTGTCAGACGGGTCAGGAGTGGGGACCGTGTCAGACGTGTCGTGGGTGGGGACCGTGTCAGACATATCGGGATGGGGACCGTGTCAGACGGGTCGGGAGTGGGGACCGTGTCAGACGGGTCGAGAGTGGGGACCGTGTCAGACGGGTCGGGAGTGGGAACCGTGTCAGACGGGTCGGGAGTGGGGACCGTGTCAGACGGGTCGGGAGTGGGGACCGTGTCAGACGGGTCGGGAGTGGGGACCGTGTCAGACGAGTCGGGAGTGGGGACCACGTCAGATGTggtcctgcctccctgcctttgttAGGCAGTGTTTTCTGCCAGGAATGTCCTTTGGTCGTTTGGGGCTGGGGTGGCACAGGGACTGCTGGGTCCTCCTCTGCCATCAGccctccctgcctgacctgtCGTCTCCTCCCAACAGGGGGAGATGATCAACAGGATCGAGAAGAACATTCTGAGCTCAGCGGACTATGTGGAACGCGGACAGGAACACGTCAAGACCGCGCTGGAGAACCAGAAGAAGGCTCGGAAGGTGACCCCCGCCCCTGCCCTAGGTGGCCATCACTCCTCTCCTGAGTGAGGTCCCCTGACCCCACCTCTCCCACAGAAGAAAGTGCTGATCgccatctgtctgtccttcaCTGTCGCCATCCTGGTGGTCATCATCTGCGTCTCCTTGTTTGCGTGACAGCATCACCTATTCTCGGTGAGAATCTGTGGGCCTGCCCCCAGCCTGCCCACAcccacccagcccctcctcctcccctccgaccctctcctcctctcctcctccctcagaccctcctctcctcccctcagaccctctcctcccccctcagaccctcctctcctcctcccctcagaccctctcctcccccctcagaccctcctctcctcccctcagaccctcctctcctcctcccctcagaccctcctctcctcctcccctcagaccctcctctcctcctcccctcagaccctcctctcctcccctcagaccctcctctcctcccctcagaccctcctctcctcctcccctcagaccctcctctcctcctcccctcagaccctcctctcctcctcccctcagaccctcctctcctcccctcagaccctcctctcctcctcccctcagaccctcctctcctccctcagaccctctcctcctcccctcagaccctctcctcccccctcagaccctcctctcctcccctcagaccctcctctcctcctcccctcagaccctcctctcctcccctcagaccctctcctcctcccctcagaccctcctcttctcctcccctcagaccctctcctcctcccttcagaccctctcctcctcccttcagaccctctcctcctcccctcagaccctcctctcctccccagaccctcctctcctccctcagaccctcctctcctccctcagaccctctcctcctcccttcagaccctctcctcctcccctcagaccctcctctcctccccagaccctcctctcctccctcagaccctcctctcctccctcagaccctctcctcctcccctcagaccctctcctcccccctcagaccctcctctcctcccctcagaccctcctctcctcccctcagaccctcctctcctcccctcagaccctcctctcctcctcccctcagaccctcctctcctcccctcagaccctcctctcctcctcccctcagaccctcctctcctcccctcagaccctcctctcctccctcagaccctcctctcctccctcagaccctctcctcctcccctcagaccctctcctcccccctcagaccctcctctcctcccctcagaccctctcctcctcccctcagaccctcctctcctcccctcagaccctcctctcctcctcccctcagaccctcctctcctccctcagaccctcctctcctccctcagaccctctcctcctcccctcagaccctctcctcccccctcagaccctctcctcctcccctcagaccctcctcttctcctcccctcagaccctctcctcctcccttcagaccctctcctcctcccttcagaccctctcctcctcccctcagaccctcctctcctccccagaccctcctctcctccctcagaccctcctctcctccctcagaccctctcctcctcccctcagaccctctcctcccccctcagaccctcctctcctcccctcagaccctctcctcctcccctcagaccctcctctcctcccctcagaccctcctctcctcctcccctcagaccctcctctcctcccctcagaccctcctctcctcctcccctcagaccctcctctcctcccctcagaccctcctctcctccctcagaccctcctctcctccctcagaccctctcctcctcccctcagaccctctcctcccccctcagaccctcctctcctcccctcagaccctctcctcctcccctcagaccctcctctcctcccctcagaccctcctctcctcctcccctcagaccctcctctcctccctcagaccctcctctcctccctcagaccctctcctcctcccttcagaccctctcctcctcccttcagaccctctcctcctcccctcagaccctcctctcctccccagaccctcctctcctccctcagaccctcctctcctccctcagaccctctcctcctcccctcagaccctctcctcccccctcagaccctcctctcctcccctcagaccctctcctcctcccctcagaccctcctctcctcccctcagaccctcctctcctcctcccctcagaccctcctctcctcccctcagaccctcctctcctcctcccctcagaccctcctctcctccctcagaccctcctctcctccctcagaccctctcctcctcccctcagaccctctcctcccccctcagaccctcctctcctcccctcagaccctctcctcctcccctcagaccctcctctcctcccctcagaccctcctctcctcccctcagaccctcctctcctcctcccctcagaccctcctctcctcctcccctcagaccctcctcctctcctcccctcagaccctctcctcctcccctcagaccctctcctcctcccctcagaccctcctctcctcctcccctcagaccctctcctcctcccctcagaccctcctctcctcctcccctcagaccctctcctcctcccctcagaccctctcctcctcccctcagaccctcttctcctcccctcagaccctcctctcctcctcccctcagaccctctcctcctcccctcagaccctcctcttctcctcccctcagaccctctcctcccctcagaccctcctctcctcccccctcagaccctcctctcctcctcccctcagaccctcccctcctcccctcagaccctcctctcctcccctcagaccctcttctcctcccctcagaccctcctctcctcctcccctcagaccctcccctcctcccctcagaccctcctctcctcccctcagaccctcctctcctcccctcagaccctctcctcctcccctcagaccctctcctcccccctcagaccctcctctcctcctcccctcagaccctcttctcctcccctcagaccctcccctcctcccctcagaccctctcctcccccctcagaccctctcctcctcccctcagaccctctcctcccccctcagaccctcctctcctcctcccctcagaccctctcctcctcccctcagaccctcctctcctcccctcagaccctcctcttctcctcccctcagaccctctcctcctcccctcagaccctcccctcctcccctcagaccctcctctcctcctcccctcagaccctcctctcctcctcccctcagaccctcctctcctcccctcagaccctctcctcctcccctcagaccctctcctcccccctcagaccctctcctcctcccctcagaccctctcctcccccctcagaccctcctctcctcccctcagaccctcctctcctcccctcagaccctctcctcctcccctcagaccctctcctcccccctcagaccctctcctcctcccctcagaccctctcctcccccctcagaccctcctctcctcctcccctcagaccctcctctcctcctcccctcagaccctcttctcctcccctcagaccctcctctcctcctcccctcagaccctcctctcctcctcccctcagaccctctcctcctcccttcagaccctctcctcctcccctcagaccctctcctcccccctcagaccctcctctcctcctcccctcagaccctcctctcctcctcccctcagaccctcttctccctccctccctcccttgcagGCACTGAGAGCTCCGGGGACCTGAGGTCGGCCCTCTCTGCCAGCAGCTGTGGCGGGGGCTGCACAGAGCGCCCAGCTGGACCCCGTCCTCACACCGGCTCTGTGCAGAGGGGCAGGTGGC
Proteins encoded in this region:
- the STX4 gene encoding syntaxin-4, encoding MRDRTQELRQGSDSSDDEDKERVALVVHPGTARLGSPDDEFFQKVRTIRQTIVKLESKVRELEKQQVTILATPLPEDSMKQDLQNLRNEIKQLGREIRGQLKAIEPQKEEADENYNSVNSRMRKTQHGVLSQQFVELINRCNLMQSEYREKNVERIRRQLKITNAGMVSDEELQQMLDSGQSEVFVSNILKDTQVTRQALNEISARHSEIQQLERSIRELHEIFTFLATEVEMQGEMINRIEKNILSSADYVERGQEHVKTALENQKKARKKKVLIAICLSFTVAILVVIICVSLFA